Proteins found in one Hirundo rustica isolate bHirRus1 chromosome 9, bHirRus1.pri.v3, whole genome shotgun sequence genomic segment:
- the ZNF644 gene encoding zinc finger protein 644 isoform X1, with the protein MDDLEMNTGVTGAKEEEILCDDNFVSEEEGGIPKPEESDTSFQKNNTLTLTEELSRDRSEKALSGGQASLFLHTGAPTVSSENFMLSRGTAVNGPVSHSTSTKTSIMNKGSVSLTTGQPGGHLADSCSTLTVVHDLQLPSKSTTQKSNQHQVLFLLPDVAHAKNMTHSIKNLPTSASIGCDSQNTVGNSVDSTLVDQVEVCEDEKNLLLKDDCVDTLTGISSGTGGFRSECDPSWDPQKEFIQFLMTNEETMEKSPIHCKVGLEKKRKRKMDVSKITRYTEDCFDDTSCIPSKSKLLNVEFLEQNEELQIVEPQKYSLSKVKPESTDEELETVDAIQQLIYSPTSNCAEDTSPVHTSTFLSNTLKNKCEEDDSEPPSTFSTDEPSFYPCTKCNVNFREKKHLHRHMMYHLDGNSHFRHLNVPRPYACRECGRTFRDRNSLLKHMIIHQERRQKLMEEIRELKELQDEGRSARLQCPQCVFGTNCPKTFVQHAKTHEKDKRYYCCEECNFMAVTENELECHRGIAHGAVVKCSILGSDLSQRKNQKKASLKDPYLGSSRKSLTYMCKLCPFATSARSILKKHMAYLHSASCIDPFGSHLRLEKRKGSLIEESLDFRSRTKQLIKHSSTFPKNSALKQDVKRSFGSTSQSSNFAKLHKKPYRIQKARKSVSQSSVSVCNLNSTNRNFFIRNSIDQKRKCFHQAAKQKASAKKSNYLCRHKYENYRIIKKSSDSYPLHLKKEGSKSVSALHLFSSSSNNCFVMDSNSLDCKRAEGCKDHGHVAVKRVVKESKREGSVTDDLDCYPDFLHKMTVVVLQKLNSAEKKDSYETEDESSWDNVELSDYTTQSVEDESYSDINQEHVNLFPIFKGKMEDNEAGDKSSLGYEQNDGFYFEYYEDAEGSNFLHDLHDPQNLENVGSALPKHNSVFHWTDLSLEKKSCPYCPATFETGVGLSNHVRGHLHRAGLSYEARHVVSPEQIATSDKMQHFKRAGTGTPVKRVRKAIEKSETSSEHTCQLCGGWFDTKIGLSNHVRGHLKRLGKTKWDAHKSPICVLNEMMQNEEKYEKILKALNSRRIIPRPFVAQKFASNDDFLSQNVIPLEAYHNGLKTEDISVSASEEDGLSFLNECDETKAVLHDEKRNQSLTLIELLKNKRLGEERNPDISPQKIHNQTARKRFVQKCVLPLNEDSPLMYQPQKMDLTMQSALDCKQKKSRSRSGSKKKMLPLPHSADEVYILRCRFCGLVFRGPLSVQEDWIKHLQRHIVNANLPRTGAGMVEVTSLLKKPASITETSFSLLMAEAAS; encoded by the exons ATGGATGATTTAGAGATGAATACTGGAGTCACTGGTgctaaagaagaagaaatcctaTGTGATGATAATTTTGTATCTGAGGAAGAAGGTGGCATTCCCAAACCGGAAGAGAGTGACACATCATTTCAGAAGAACAACACATTGACTCTGACTGAGGAGCTATCAAGGGACAGATCTGAAAAAGCCTTAAGTGGAGGCCAGGCTTCTCTATTTTTACACACTGGTGCTCCTACTGTTTCTAGTGAAAACTTTATGTTGTCTAGAGGAACTGCTGTTAATGGACCAGTTTCACACTCCACCTCAACAAAGACTTCCATTATGAATAAAGGCAGCGTTTCATTAACCACTGGACAGCCTGGAGGTCATCTCGCAGATTCCTGCTCAACTTTGACAGTGGTTCATGATCTTCAGCTTCCTTCAAAGAGTACAACTCAGAAATCAAATCAGCACCAAGTTCTATTTTTGTTACCCGATGTAGCACATGCTAAGAACATGACTCATTCCATTAAAAATCTACCTACCTCTGCTTCAATTGGTTGTGATTCACAGAATACAGTAGGAAATAGTGTAGATAGCACTTTAGTAGACCAAGTAGAAGTTTGTGAGGATGAGAAAAATTTATTACTAAAAGATGATTGTGTTGATACATTAACAGGCATTTCCTCAGGTACAGGTGGCTTCAGATCGGAATGTGATCCCAGCTGGGATCCGCAAAAAGAGTTTATACAGTTTCTTATGACAAATGAAGAAACAATGGAGAAGTCTCCCATTCACTGTAAGGTAGGGCTAGAAAAGAAGCGGAAAAGGAAGATGGATGTTAGTAAAATAACACGGTATACTGAAGACTGTTTTGATGATACCAGTTGTATTCCTAGTAAATCAAAGCTATTAAATGTTGAATTCTTAGAGCAGAATGAGGAGCTACAAATAGTAGAACCACAGAAATACTCGTTGAGTAAAGTAAAGCCTGAATCCACAGATGAAGAGCTGGAAACTGTTGATGCTATCCAGCAGCTCATTTATAGTCCCACTAGTaactgtgcagaagatacttCTCCTGTTCACACTAGCACTTTCCTATCCAATactctgaaaaacaaatgtgaagAGGATGATTCTGAACCACCATCTACTTTCAGTACTGATGAACCATCATTTTATCCCTGTACAAAGTGCAATGTGAACTTCAGAGAGAAGAAACATCTGCATAGACACATGATGTACCATTTAGATGGTAACAGTCATTTCCGGCATCTCAATGTCCCCAGGCCCTATGCATGTAGGGAATGTGGAAGGACATTTCGAGATCGTAATTCACTTCTTAAACATATGATAATTCACCAGGAAAGAAGGCAGAAACTGATGGAAGAAATCCGTGAGCTGAAAGAACTACAGGATGAGGGTAGGAGTGCACGGTTACAATGCCCACAGTGTGTATTTGGTACCAATTGTCCCAAAACGTTTGTGCAGCATGCAAAGACCcatgaaaaagataaaagataTTACTGTTGTGAGGAATGCAATTTCATGGCTGTGACAGAAAATGAACTGGAATGCCATCGAGGGATCGCTCATGGAGCAGTAGTCAAATGTTCTATTCTTGGTAGTGACTTGTCCCagagaaaaaaccagaaaaaggcATCCTTGAAAGATCCTTATTTAGGATCTTCAAGAAAGTCACTGACGTATATGTGTAAGCTGTGTCCATTTGCTACTTCAGctagaagcattttaaaaaaacacatggCATATTTGCATTCAGCATCATGCATTGATCCCTTTGGTAGCCATCTTAGactagagaaaagaaaaggcagccTAATAGAAGAATCTTTAGATTTTCGTAGCAGGACAAAACAGTTGATCAAACATTCTTCTACATTTCCAAAGAACTCTGCTTTAAAACAGGATGTAAAAAGATCATTTGGCTCTACTTCACAGTCCAGTAACTTCGCAAAACTTCACAAGAAACCCTACAGGATACAGAAGGCTCGGAAAAGCGTTTCACAGTCATCTGTAAGTGTGTGCAATCTAAATTCTACAAACAGGAActtttttattagaaatagCATTGACCAAAAACGTAAATGTTTTCATcaagcagcaaagcagaaagcTAGTgccaaaaaaagtaattatttatgTAGACACAAATATGAAAACTACAGGATTATTAAAAAATCTAGTGACTCTTAtcctttgcatttaaaaaaggaagggtCCAAATCTGTCAGtgctttacatttattttcttcatcaaGTAATAATTGTTTTGTCATGGATTCAAATAGCCTTGATTGCAAAAGGGCAGAAGGCTGTAAAGATCATGGGCATGTAGCTGTAAAAAGAGTGGTTAAAGAATCCAAGAGGGAAGGCTCTGTTACAGATGATTTGGATTGCTATCCAGATTTTCTCCATAAAATGACTGTTGTTGTTTTACAGAAACTAaactctgctgaaaaaaaagacagctatGAAACGGAGGATGAAAGTTCATGGGATAATGTTGAACTAAGTGATTACACTACACAGTCTGTGGAGGATGAATCTTACAGTGATATTAATCAGGAGCATGTAAACCTATTCCCCATATTCAAAGGTAAAATGGAAGATAATGAAGCTGGTGATAAATCTTCACTTGGTTATGAGCAAAATGATGGCTTTTATTTTGAGTATTATGAAGATGCTGAGGGTAGTAACTTCTTGCATGATTTGCATGATCCTCAGAATTTAGAAAATGTAGGATCAGCATTGCCAAAGCATAATTCAGTTTTCCACTGGACTGATTTGTCGCTTGAAAAGAAGTCGTGCCCGTACTGTCCAGCGACCTTTGAAACAGGTGTTGGCTTGTCCAATCATGTCAGAGGACATCTTCACAGAGCTGGACTAAGCTATGAAGCCCGTCATGTTGTTTCACCAGAACAGATAGCAACAAGTgacaaaatgcagcattttaaaagagCTGGAACAGGGACTCCTGTTAAACGTGTTAGAAAAG cGATTGAGAAATCTGAAACTTCCTCTGAGCATACATGTCAGCTCTGTGGTGGCTGGTTCGATACTAAAATTGGATTGTCTAATCATGTGCGAGGACACCTGAAGAGGCTTGGCAAAACCAAGTGGGACGCACACAAGTCTCCCATCTGTGTTCTGAATGAGATGATGCAAAATGAAGAGAAGTATGAAAAAATCCTAAAGGCTTTGAACAGTCGCCGTATTATTCCCAGACCATTTGTTGCTCAGAAATTTGCATCAAATGATGACTTTTTATCTCAGAATGTTATACCTCTTGAAGCATACCATAATGGCCTAAAGACTGAAGATATATCTGTGTCGGCATCAGAAGAAGATGGGCTGAGTTTCCTAAATGAATGTGATGAAACAAAAGCAGTACTGcatgatgaaaaaagaaatcagtcaCTTACACTGATAGAACTCCTGAAAAACAAGAGGTTAGGAGAAGAAAGGAATCCTGATATTTCCCCTCAAAAGATTCATAATCAAACTGCAAGAAAGAGGTTTGTTCAGAAATGTGTTCTTCCATTAAATGAAGACAGTCCATTGATGTATCAGCCACAAAAAATGGACTTGACTATGCAGTCAG
- the ZNF644 gene encoding zinc finger protein 644 isoform X3: protein MDDLEMNTGVTGAKEEEILCDDNFVSEEEGGIPKPEESDTSFQKNNTLTLTEELSRDRSEKALSGGQASLFLHTGAPTVSSENFMLSRGTAVNGPVSHSTSTKTSIMNKGSVSLTTGQPGGHLADSCSTLTVVHDLQLPSKSTTQKSNQHQVLFLLPDVAHAKNMTHSIKNLPTSASIGCDSQNTVGNSVDSTLVDQVEVCEDEKNLLLKDDCVDTLTGISSGTGGFRSECDPSWDPQKEFIQFLMTNEETMEKSPIHCKVGLEKKRKRKMDVSKITRYTEDCFDDTSCIPSKSKLLNVEFLEQNEELQIVEPQKYSLSKVKPESTDEELETVDAIQQLIYSPTSNCAEDTSPVHTSTFLSNTLKNKCEEDDSEPPSTFSTDEPSFYPCTKCNVNFREKKHLHRHMMYHLDGNSHFRHLNVPRPYACRECGRTFRDRNSLLKHMIIHQERRQKLMEEIRELKELQDEGRSARLQCPQCVFGTNCPKTFVQHAKTHEKDKRYYCCEECNFMAVTENELECHRGIAHGAVVKCSILGSDLSQRKNQKKASLKDPYLGSSRKSLTYMCKLCPFATSARSILKKHMAYLHSASCIDPFGSHLRLEKRKGSLIEESLDFRSRTKQLIKHSSTFPKNSALKQDVKRSFGSTSQSSNFAKLHKKPYRIQKARKSVSQSSKLNSAEKKDSYETEDESSWDNVELSDYTTQSVEDESYSDINQEHVNLFPIFKGKMEDNEAGDKSSLGYEQNDGFYFEYYEDAEGSNFLHDLHDPQNLENVGSALPKHNSVFHWTDLSLEKKSCPYCPATFETGVGLSNHVRGHLHRAGLSYEARHVVSPEQIATSDKMQHFKRAGTGTPVKRVRKAIEKSETSSEHTCQLCGGWFDTKIGLSNHVRGHLKRLGKTKWDAHKSPICVLNEMMQNEEKYEKILKALNSRRIIPRPFVAQKFASNDDFLSQNVIPLEAYHNGLKTEDISVSASEEDGLSFLNECDETKAVLHDEKRNQSLTLIELLKNKRLGEERNPDISPQKIHNQTARKRFVQKCVLPLNEDSPLMYQPQKMDLTMQSALDCKQKKSRSRSGSKKKMLPLPHSADEVYILRCRFCGLVFRGPLSVQEDWIKHLQRHIVNANLPRTGAGMVEVTSLLKKPASITETSFSLLMAEAAS, encoded by the exons ATGGATGATTTAGAGATGAATACTGGAGTCACTGGTgctaaagaagaagaaatcctaTGTGATGATAATTTTGTATCTGAGGAAGAAGGTGGCATTCCCAAACCGGAAGAGAGTGACACATCATTTCAGAAGAACAACACATTGACTCTGACTGAGGAGCTATCAAGGGACAGATCTGAAAAAGCCTTAAGTGGAGGCCAGGCTTCTCTATTTTTACACACTGGTGCTCCTACTGTTTCTAGTGAAAACTTTATGTTGTCTAGAGGAACTGCTGTTAATGGACCAGTTTCACACTCCACCTCAACAAAGACTTCCATTATGAATAAAGGCAGCGTTTCATTAACCACTGGACAGCCTGGAGGTCATCTCGCAGATTCCTGCTCAACTTTGACAGTGGTTCATGATCTTCAGCTTCCTTCAAAGAGTACAACTCAGAAATCAAATCAGCACCAAGTTCTATTTTTGTTACCCGATGTAGCACATGCTAAGAACATGACTCATTCCATTAAAAATCTACCTACCTCTGCTTCAATTGGTTGTGATTCACAGAATACAGTAGGAAATAGTGTAGATAGCACTTTAGTAGACCAAGTAGAAGTTTGTGAGGATGAGAAAAATTTATTACTAAAAGATGATTGTGTTGATACATTAACAGGCATTTCCTCAGGTACAGGTGGCTTCAGATCGGAATGTGATCCCAGCTGGGATCCGCAAAAAGAGTTTATACAGTTTCTTATGACAAATGAAGAAACAATGGAGAAGTCTCCCATTCACTGTAAGGTAGGGCTAGAAAAGAAGCGGAAAAGGAAGATGGATGTTAGTAAAATAACACGGTATACTGAAGACTGTTTTGATGATACCAGTTGTATTCCTAGTAAATCAAAGCTATTAAATGTTGAATTCTTAGAGCAGAATGAGGAGCTACAAATAGTAGAACCACAGAAATACTCGTTGAGTAAAGTAAAGCCTGAATCCACAGATGAAGAGCTGGAAACTGTTGATGCTATCCAGCAGCTCATTTATAGTCCCACTAGTaactgtgcagaagatacttCTCCTGTTCACACTAGCACTTTCCTATCCAATactctgaaaaacaaatgtgaagAGGATGATTCTGAACCACCATCTACTTTCAGTACTGATGAACCATCATTTTATCCCTGTACAAAGTGCAATGTGAACTTCAGAGAGAAGAAACATCTGCATAGACACATGATGTACCATTTAGATGGTAACAGTCATTTCCGGCATCTCAATGTCCCCAGGCCCTATGCATGTAGGGAATGTGGAAGGACATTTCGAGATCGTAATTCACTTCTTAAACATATGATAATTCACCAGGAAAGAAGGCAGAAACTGATGGAAGAAATCCGTGAGCTGAAAGAACTACAGGATGAGGGTAGGAGTGCACGGTTACAATGCCCACAGTGTGTATTTGGTACCAATTGTCCCAAAACGTTTGTGCAGCATGCAAAGACCcatgaaaaagataaaagataTTACTGTTGTGAGGAATGCAATTTCATGGCTGTGACAGAAAATGAACTGGAATGCCATCGAGGGATCGCTCATGGAGCAGTAGTCAAATGTTCTATTCTTGGTAGTGACTTGTCCCagagaaaaaaccagaaaaaggcATCCTTGAAAGATCCTTATTTAGGATCTTCAAGAAAGTCACTGACGTATATGTGTAAGCTGTGTCCATTTGCTACTTCAGctagaagcattttaaaaaaacacatggCATATTTGCATTCAGCATCATGCATTGATCCCTTTGGTAGCCATCTTAGactagagaaaagaaaaggcagccTAATAGAAGAATCTTTAGATTTTCGTAGCAGGACAAAACAGTTGATCAAACATTCTTCTACATTTCCAAAGAACTCTGCTTTAAAACAGGATGTAAAAAGATCATTTGGCTCTACTTCACAGTCCAGTAACTTCGCAAAACTTCACAAGAAACCCTACAGGATACAGAAGGCTCGGAAAAGCGTTTCACAGTCATCT AAACTAaactctgctgaaaaaaaagacagctatGAAACGGAGGATGAAAGTTCATGGGATAATGTTGAACTAAGTGATTACACTACACAGTCTGTGGAGGATGAATCTTACAGTGATATTAATCAGGAGCATGTAAACCTATTCCCCATATTCAAAGGTAAAATGGAAGATAATGAAGCTGGTGATAAATCTTCACTTGGTTATGAGCAAAATGATGGCTTTTATTTTGAGTATTATGAAGATGCTGAGGGTAGTAACTTCTTGCATGATTTGCATGATCCTCAGAATTTAGAAAATGTAGGATCAGCATTGCCAAAGCATAATTCAGTTTTCCACTGGACTGATTTGTCGCTTGAAAAGAAGTCGTGCCCGTACTGTCCAGCGACCTTTGAAACAGGTGTTGGCTTGTCCAATCATGTCAGAGGACATCTTCACAGAGCTGGACTAAGCTATGAAGCCCGTCATGTTGTTTCACCAGAACAGATAGCAACAAGTgacaaaatgcagcattttaaaagagCTGGAACAGGGACTCCTGTTAAACGTGTTAGAAAAG cGATTGAGAAATCTGAAACTTCCTCTGAGCATACATGTCAGCTCTGTGGTGGCTGGTTCGATACTAAAATTGGATTGTCTAATCATGTGCGAGGACACCTGAAGAGGCTTGGCAAAACCAAGTGGGACGCACACAAGTCTCCCATCTGTGTTCTGAATGAGATGATGCAAAATGAAGAGAAGTATGAAAAAATCCTAAAGGCTTTGAACAGTCGCCGTATTATTCCCAGACCATTTGTTGCTCAGAAATTTGCATCAAATGATGACTTTTTATCTCAGAATGTTATACCTCTTGAAGCATACCATAATGGCCTAAAGACTGAAGATATATCTGTGTCGGCATCAGAAGAAGATGGGCTGAGTTTCCTAAATGAATGTGATGAAACAAAAGCAGTACTGcatgatgaaaaaagaaatcagtcaCTTACACTGATAGAACTCCTGAAAAACAAGAGGTTAGGAGAAGAAAGGAATCCTGATATTTCCCCTCAAAAGATTCATAATCAAACTGCAAGAAAGAGGTTTGTTCAGAAATGTGTTCTTCCATTAAATGAAGACAGTCCATTGATGTATCAGCCACAAAAAATGGACTTGACTATGCAGTCAG